In Leishmania infantum JPCM5 genome chromosome 33, a genomic segment contains:
- a CDS encoding putative 60S ribosomal protein L6 gives MAATKSAASAAKRKAAKKVSRKSPEYTTLRKSCAPGVIAIILAGRFRGRRAVILKQLPHNGPLVVSGPMKYNGVPIRRIDSRYVIATSTKVDISSVDTAPITPEVFQRPKAEKLTKSEGDFMGDKQKARAEKAAKKTSKAGKKTPVSDARAQLQKKIDAALIAAIKKDAQGKEKAGYLRSVFTVKPGDAPHRWNW, from the coding sequence ATGGCCGCCACCAAATCCGCTGCGTCTGCCgcgaagaggaaggcggcgaagaaggTGTCGCGCAAGAGCCCGGAGTACACGACTCTGCGCAAGAGCTGTGCTCCCGGCGTCATCGCGATCATCCTCGCCGGCCGCTTCCGCGGTCGCCGCGCCGTGATCCTGAAGCAGCTGCCACACAACGGCCCGCTGGTCGTGTCCGGCCCGATGAAGTACAATGGCGTCCCCATCCGCCGCATCGACTCCCGCTACGTGatcgccaccagcaccaagGTCGACATCTCCAGCGTTGACACGGCGCCCATCACCCCCGAGGTGTTCCAGCGCCCCAAGGCAGAGAAGCTGACCAAGAGCGAGGGCGACTTCATGGGCGACAAACAGAAGGCTAGGGCGGAGAAGGCTGCCAAGAAGACCTCCAAGGCGGGAAAGAAGACCCCCGTGTCAGACGCGCGCGCCCAGCTGCAGAAGAAGATCGACGCCGCcctcatcgccgccatcaaGAAGGACGCTCAGGGCAAGGAGAAGGCCGGCTACCTGCGCTCCGTCTTCACGGTGAAGCCGGGCgatgcgccgcaccgctggaACTGGTAA
- the CYC5 gene encoding putative CYC2-like cyclin, with amino-acid sequence MGLRQLYSLPGSRVGSSLGIPTHTQRGAAQSSAAADAFSMERFAAFYEVALEELMDECERRVANAPAAWRDSQQQLIGGDMNRDLATSTHSFDSPRSSAMSPFGGAPSSVALSCGTPVYSPRFTDPLHSTHGLHIRELSSDIAAVQNRTSTPLPPPSLHSNMAFFSAAGQARQAEQEKSVANEGAVSKLLAALGRHHGKMAPMVFIAGLAYLARVTAQCASEFLSVTRANWYRLTTTAILVAAKVYDEHSSSRLNACFARSSGIPLSEMTRMELDFLYLLDFDLLLKESEVEQWLIWMETLALRRDLMTPLNTYVLDTSASTPAVQLASTPKPSFTSSTTLTEYGERCKTCAMCEASRTPGLSSEVPEGEEEAVGTSLSSVVVLRSVPQMHVASSCAMTAPCAVSSTANSRCPTGAAAATDAPSLTAPLVDLPSLPPRSSASSVLLPVSLLDGTFSAVSAASVPGGAPSSLNDRRTFVPPLPIHGALPLHPPTAKRRLFSVVHGTAEPPSPISVRQLGRLGGSSPSPLRPPSVGRHPSVRFFKSQATHAHGPHRYASGTVGCAELGMHGAEDGGGKVSRRSCQDQVTRAGSASAAGQTSAPAAASHQQKRRWGPLGMVQHVRDVLGVTASLVRGQLDVLAPSAHPEELSRLPPPQQNREQPTSQALRPSTKSLSGRGGCTSLQPQSSAMPPRRTNNGGTYPPFPENLMDERKPQTCNAPPAAAVASRRFTDSNPQPRPAAPDCHRCGPATPGAVTRRSPMPRSSPQHVDPCSSAGTQPYTSTVANAAADQPTAAAAANGAYADGDNSHDEDDEGYEECEYGYYDEDGYFHYYDDDEGAEGEYDEYYGEEDEETAWYEDEEEDEAAYFQRCRPPMTHSPPSL; translated from the coding sequence ATGGGATTGCGCCAGCTCTACAGCCTGCCTGGCTCGCGCGTGGGCAGCTCGCTGGGAATTCCAACACATACCcagcgaggagcggcgcagtcgtcagccgccgccgacgccttCTCGATGGAGCGTTTTGCCGCCTTCTAcgaggtggcgctggaggagctgatggACGAGTGTGAGCGTCGCGTCGCCAACGCACCAGCGGCGTGGCGGGAcagtcagcagcagctcatcggCGGTGACATGAACCGTGACCTGGCCACGAGCACGCACTCCTTTGACTccccacgcagcagcgccatgtCCCCATTCGGCGGCGCACCCTCCAGCGTGGCACTCAGCTGCGGTACCCCTGTATACTCACCGCGCTTCACTGATCCGCTGCACAGCACACATGGGCTGCACATCCGCGAACTCAGCAGCGACATCGCAGCCGTTCAGAACCGCACCTCCACcccactgccaccgccgtctctgcATTCAAACATGGCCTTCTTCAGCGCTGCTGGGCAGGCGCGCCAGGCGGAACAGGAGAAAAGCGTAGCGAATGAGGGGGCAGTGTCGAAGTTACTCGCTGCCCTGGGCCGACACCATGGCAAGATGGCACCAATGGTGTTCATCGCTGGTCTGGCGTACCTTGCGCGAGTCACGGCGCAGTGCGCCTCCGAGTTTCTGAGCGTCACACGCGCAAACTGGTAccgcctcaccaccaccgcgatTCTCGTTGCCGCCAAGGTGTACGACGAGCACAGCTCGTCGCGGCTGAACGCCTGCTTTGCCCGATCCTCCGGCATTCCACTGAGCGAGATGACGCGGATGGAGCTTGACTTTTTGTACCTCCTCGATTTCGACCTGCTTCTGAAGGAGTCGGAAGTGGAGCAGTGGCTAATATGGATGGAGAcgctcgcgctgcgccgcgactTGATGACGCCACTCAATACTTACGTGCTAGACACAAGCGCGAGCACGCCTGCCGTGCAACTCGCCAGCACCCCGAAGCCGTCTTTCACAAGCAGCACCACACTTACAGAGTACGGGGAGCGCTGCAAGACATGCGCGATGTGCGAGGCGAGTCGCACGCCGGGCTTATCCAGCGAGGTTCCGgagggcgaagaagaagccgTCGGGACCTCCCTGTCCTCCGTAGTCGTCCTGCGCAGCGTCCCGCAGATGCATGTGGCCAGCAGCTGTGCGATGACGGCCCCGtgcgccgtcagcagcactGCGAACTCGCGATGCCCTActggggcagcggcggcgaccgaCGCTCCATCCCTCACTGCCCCCCTCGTCGATCTCCCCAGCCTTCCGCCTCGCAGCTCCGCTAGCTCGGTGCTGCTTCCGGTCAGTTTGTTGGATGGCACCTTCAGTGCTGTTAGCGCGGCGAGTGTGCCAGGCGGCGCGCCCTCTTCCTTGAATGACCGTCGGACCTTTGTTCCACCGTTGCCGATCcacggtgcgctgccgcttcacccgccgacggcgaagaggcgcCTGTTCAGCGTCGTGCACGGTACTGCCGAGCCGCCGAGCCCAATTTCGGTGCGTCAGCTGGGCCGCCTAGGCGGTAGCTCGCCGAGTCCGCTGCGGCCCCCGTCGGTGGGGCGACACCCGTCGGTGCGGTTTTTCAAGTCGCAAGCCACACATGCTCACGGGCCGCACCGCTACGCCAGTGGAACGGTAGGCTGCGCTGAACTCGGCATGCACGgcgccgaggacggcggcggcaaggtgTCTAGGCGGTCGTGCCAAGATCAGGTGACGAGGGCGGGCAGCGCAAGCGCAGCTGGCCAAACCTCGGCacccgccgcggcgagccACCAGCAAAAGCGACGCTGGGGCCCACTCGGTATGGTGCAGCATGTGCGTGATGTTCTCGGCGTCACAGCGTCTCTGGTGCGTGGTCAGCTGGACGTGCTAGCACCATCAGCGCATCCCGAGGAGTTGAgtcggctgccgccgccgcaacagAACAGAGAGCAACCTACGTCGCAGGCACTACGGCCTTCTACCAAAAGTCTTTCTGGAAGGGGCGGGTGTACGAGTCTGCAACCGCAGTCATCCGccatgccgccgcgtcgcacaAACAACGGCGGCACCTATCCGCCTTTTCCTGAGAATTTGATGGACGAGCGAAAGCCGCAGACATGCAACGCTccgcccgccgccgcagtcgcatCTCGTCGGTTTACCGACTCTAATCCCCAGCCTaggcctgctgcaccggattgccaccgctgcggtcCTGCGACGCCTGGCGCTGTAACCAGGCGGAGCCCGATGCCCCGAAGCAGCCCGCAGCATGTAGACCCTTGCTCGTCGGCGGGGACGCAGCCGTATACGAGTACGGTCGCtaatgccgctgctgatcagccaacagcggcggcagccgcgaacGGGGCGTACGCGGACGGCGACAACTCCcacgacgaggatgacgagggGTACGAGGAGTGCGAGTACGGCTACTACGACGAGGACGGTTACTTCCACTActacgacgacgacgagggcgcGGAGGGGGAGTACGACGAGTACTACGgtgaagaggacgaggagaccGCGTGGTacgaggatgaggaggaggacgaagcTGCTTACTTTCAGCGATGCCGCCCACCGATGACAcactcgccgccgtccttgTAG